The Oryzias latipes chromosome 16, ASM223467v1 genome includes a region encoding these proteins:
- the LOC101160968 gene encoding zinc finger protein 93: MEKQKAVNNISAAHFSEEQCSFICTECGGGFSQYASVLAHMTSHGPLDSFSFDGSSDGLEIPREYVLQENGTLTVVNGLSQSHCFNSLQSSVKPASSGVLPSQFSNSAKPASPSSRLQPSPHKDLFKTDLNPDKSLQVHHRCEICSRSFTSLQSLHRHQQYRNTERGYKCTLCCKIFEDRLRLKKHLEEHSKERFHCCGQCGKRFLKVDALSAHKKEKHSSPKASFKAENKLEKKLEKTYTCKKCKLSFFWMSDFQTHSVYLCRGKELDAGFASEVELDCVDADQTEPVNCHINGATINVKSGSGEMDTESDFRPYRCGLCGDRFEKLTALKEHHITHQTQEEIDKLNQESQRPFRRKIPPKGRRRTSNPNGKLHPCKHCHRVFNHSSSLSRHMRYHKGTMHTCVFCGRHFPQRCDLRRHLAMYHKADLDKKPNLKHLLAAPHNGSSVESLDSDKHKGVVDDVSDGEQTSSEQNPKEKQSGKTGRVNYKCQECGKKFGLLCVYQRHLRYHKKEPNKCPQCPAQFRNSSSLELHLQNHPSTEEPDDGQTSGNVLADQEKNNIDDVEDDGSKHKRKQMENSSEDLYECTECTQTFSCLDSFLQHQSSHSSENNA; the protein is encoded by the coding sequence ATGGAGAAGCAGAAAGCTGTGAATAATATTTCTGCAGCTCATTTCAGTGAGGAACAATGTAGCTTCATCTGCACTGAATGTGGGGGTGGCTTCAGTCAGTATGCCAGTGTGTTAGCCCACATGACCAGTCACGGGCCTTTGGATTCATTTTCCTTTGATGGTTCATCTGACGGATTAGAAATCCCTCGGGAGTACGTGCTTCAGGAAAATGGCACATTGACTGTTGTGAACGGACTTTCGCAGTCGCACTGTTTTAACTCTTTACAGTCGTCTGTGAAACCAGCTTCTTCTGGAGTGTTGCCGTCCCAGTTCTCAAACTCTGCTAAACCAGCGTCTCCAAGTTCCCGGCTGCAGCCCTCCCCTCACAAAGACCTTTTCAAAACAGACTTGAACCCTGACAAGTCTCTTCAGGTCCATCACCGCTGCGAAATTTGTAGCCGATCATTCACCAGCCTCCAGAGTCTGCATCGCCATCAGCAGTATCGAAACACAGAAAGAGGCTACAAGTGCACTTTGTGCTGCAAGATCTTTGAAGATAGACTCCGGCTGAAGAAACATCTTGAGGAACACAGCAAAGAGAGGTTTCACTGCTGTGGTCAGTGTGGTAAACGCTTCTTGAAGGTGGATGCCCTTAGTGCTCATAAAAAAGAGAAGCACTCTTCGCCCAAAGCGTCATTCAAAGCAGAGAACAAACTGGAGAAGAAGTTGGAGAAAACATATACTTGCAAGAAGTGTAAACTGAGTTTCTTCTGGATGTCAGATTTCCAGACCCACTCAGTCTACCTTTGCAGGGGAAAAGAACTGGATGCTGGTTTTGCATCCGAAGTCGAATTGGATTGTGTCGATGCTGATCAAACGGAACCTGTGAACTGCCACATCAATGGTGCAACCATCAACGTCAAGAGTGGGAGCGGTGAGATGGACACCGAGTCAGACTTCAGGCCCTACAGGTGCGGTTTATGCGGGGATCGTTTTGAAAAATTAACAGCTTTAAAGGAGCATCACATCACACATCAAACTCAGGAAGAAATAGATAAACTAAATCAAGAATCCCAAAGACCTTTTAGGCGAAAGATCCCACCCAAAGGCAGGCGTAGAACTAGTAACCCTAATGGAAAGCTGCACCCCTGTAAGCACTGTCACCGTGTCTTCAATCATTCCAGTAGTTTATCTCGCCACATGAGATATCACAAAGGTACCATGCACACTTGCGTATTTTGTGGTAGACACTTTCCACAGCGCTGCGATCTGAGAAGACATTTAGCCATGTACCACAAAGCTGATTTGGACAAGAAACCAAACTTGAAACACTTGCTTGCAGCTCCTCACAACGGGTCTTCTGTAGAATCTCTCGATAGCGACAAACACAAAGGCGTGGTCGATGATGTATCAGATGGCGAGCAGACTTCAAGTGAGCAGAATCCAAAGGAGAAGCAGTCGGGGAAAACAGGGAGAGTCAACTACAAGTGTCAGGAGTGTGGAAAGAAGTTCGGGCTTTTGTGCGTGTACCAACGCCACTTGCGCTATCACAAGAAGGAGCCCAATAAATGTCCTCAGTGTCCAGCGCAGTTTAGGAACTCTTCATCCCTTGAGCTTCATCTTCAGAATCACCCAAGCACCGAAGAGCCAGATGATGGACAGACGTCTGGAAATGTTCTGGCTGACCAGGAAAAGAATAACATTGACGATGT